One Glandiceps talaboti chromosome 20, keGlaTala1.1, whole genome shotgun sequence genomic region harbors:
- the LOC144450757 gene encoding NADH dehydrogenase [ubiquinone] 1 beta subcomplex subunit 3-like: MAKLPYDIPDWKKWRVQDVPELKEVEDVLAKKGLKDPWLRNEVWRYQATVRGVSVWRMLFRGFQWGTLLFVAAVGAEKMFGKKNDGGHH, encoded by the exons ATGGCGAAATTGCCGTATGATATCCCCGACTGGAAAAAATGGAGGGTCCAGGATGTACCGGAGTTAAAAGAAGTAGAAGATGTACTTGCGAAGAAAGGGTTAAAAGATCCATGGTTGAG AAATGAAGTATGGAGATATCAAGCTACTGTTCGTGGTGTTTCTGTCTGGCGAATGTTGTTTCGAGGTTTCCAGTGGGGTACTTTGTTATTTGTAGCTGCTGTTGGTGCAGAAAAGATGTTTGGAAAGAAGAATGATGGTGGACATCATTGA